The Thalassophryne amazonica chromosome 8, fThaAma1.1, whole genome shotgun sequence genome includes a window with the following:
- the rcn2 gene encoding reticulocalbin-2, translating into MVSSAVMSLTLLWLQFGTGISSHKHEDHYISQQHNPEYDMNVLLGDEDTEEIKKLSPVEQRKKMMEIIKKIDTNSDNLLNAEELISWIQQVYRKYALEDAEERFLKFDTNKDGVVTWEEYSTVAHGQLLNLDDNTEDPEEQSLRHLLLKEKRRFDFANVDGSMGLNVTEFLAFTHPSEVDHMADFAIEDVLSEYDTDKDGLIHLSEFIGDVRGEEDTPSQWEIEETVRFNELYDEDKDGVLNRAEQLRWVAPNGYGSAREEALHLIKEMDLDEDGQLSQAEILNNQELFMNSEVTDYGRQLHVSHDEL; encoded by the exons ATGGTGTCCTCTGCAGTCATGTCCCTGACGTTGTTGTGGCTTCAGTTTGGGACTGGAATAAGTTCTCATAAACATGAAGATCATTATATTAGTCAACAGCACAACCCTGAATACGACATGAATGTCCTGTTGGGCGATGAG GACACAGAAGAGATAAAGAAACTTAGTCCAGTGGAGCaaaggaaaaaaatgatggaaattaTAAAGAAGATTGATACAAATTCTGACAATCTGCTGAATGCAG AGGAGCTCATTTCGTGGATACAGCAAGTCTACAGAAAATATGCTCTGGAGGATGCAGAGGAGCGATTCCTGAAATTCGACACAAATAAAGATGGAGTTGTAACGTGGGAGGAATACAGTACGGTTGCTCATGGACAGCTCCTTAATTTGGATGACAACACTGAGGATCCCGAAGAACAGTCTCTCAGACAT CTCCTTCTAAAAGAGAAGAGACGCTTTGATTTTGCAAATGTGGATGGTTCTATGGGTCTGAATGTGACAGAGTTTCTTGCCTTCACTCATCCATCTGAAGTGGATCACATGGCT GATTTTGCCATTGAAGATGTGTTGAGTGAGTATGACACTGATAAAGATGGGCTGATACATCTCAGTGAATTTATTGGAGATGTCCGTGGTGAAG AGGACACACCTTCACAGTGGGAGATTGAAGAAACTGTGCGGTTTAATGAGCTCTATGATGAAGACAAAGATGGCGTGTTGAATCGAGCAGAGCAGCTCCGCTGGGTTGCCCCAAACGGCTACGGTTCTGCCCGAGAAGAG GCGCTTCACCTCATTAAGGAAATGGACCTTGATGAAGACGGGCAGCTGTCACAGGCTGAGATTTTGAACAATCAAGAATTGTTCATGAACAGTGAAGTGACGGACTATGGGCGGCAGTTACATGTATCACATGATGAATTATGA